The following proteins are encoded in a genomic region of Pseudanabaena sp. FACHB-2040:
- a CDS encoding Uma2 family endonuclease, which translates to MVGQLITQLPISFDEFLAWYPAEGSRYELIRGEIVEAYPIGAHELIAAYLCEELALESRRLKLPYVVSRNTLVKPLRAYQGALPDVIVLDKQTLADDPYWSRSSTISKGASARLVIEIVSTNWQDDYAYKVADYEQLGIPEYWIIDYQGLGGVRYIGSPKQPTITVYTLVEEEYQGSLYRLGDTLRSTQFPELVLTLDQIITASH; encoded by the coding sequence ATGGTAGGACAACTCATCACCCAGCTACCCATAAGCTTTGACGAGTTCTTAGCGTGGTATCCAGCAGAAGGAAGCCGCTACGAACTCATTCGGGGAGAAATTGTTGAGGCGTATCCCATTGGTGCCCATGAGCTAATCGCCGCTTACCTCTGCGAAGAACTTGCTTTAGAGAGCCGACGGCTAAAGCTCCCCTACGTCGTTTCGCGCAACACCCTAGTTAAACCCCTACGAGCCTACCAGGGGGCACTGCCTGATGTCATCGTCCTAGACAAACAGACCTTGGCAGACGACCCCTACTGGTCGCGCTCATCCACCATCTCCAAGGGTGCCTCAGCCAGGCTCGTCATCGAAATCGTTAGTACCAACTGGCAGGACGACTACGCCTACAAAGTGGCTGACTACGAGCAGCTAGGCATCCCAGAATATTGGATCATCGATTATCAAGGGTTGGGCGGCGTGCGCTACATTGGCTCCCCGAAACAACCCACCATCACGGTCTACACCCTAGTAGAAGAAGAATATCAAGGCTCGCTTTACCGCCTTGGCGATACCCTCCGCTCAACCCAATTTCCAGAGCTAGTACTAACCCTAGATCAAATTATCACCGCCAGCCATTAA
- a CDS encoding PDDEXK nuclease domain-containing protein produces the protein MPKQSSLFPESNYAALFNGLKKRIRAAQVRAVVAVNQELIFLYWQIGQEILIRQQEEGWGTKVIERLAKDLKREFPDMKGFSRSNLMYMRSFAEAYPDEVIVQRGVGQLPWRHNIALLEKLKDPQERLWYAQQTLVNGWSRDILVMQIETKLFKRQGGAITNFERTLPSEQSDLSQQLLKDPYNFDFLSLQAASQERDLERGLLLHIRDFLMELGIGFAFLGSQYPIVVDDKEYRVDLLFYHTQLHCYVVIDLKMGEFEPEYSGKMNFYVEAVNRFLRKDLDNPTIGIILCRSKRRTVVEFALGSVQNPIGVATYMLREDLPPALKDSLPTAEQLEMEMEAAVLELEETQE, from the coding sequence ATGCCTAAGCAGTCCTCTCTATTTCCTGAAAGCAATTACGCTGCCCTATTCAATGGATTAAAGAAACGCATCCGGGCAGCGCAAGTCCGAGCTGTCGTAGCGGTTAACCAGGAGCTTATCTTTCTGTACTGGCAGATAGGTCAAGAGATTTTAATCCGGCAGCAGGAGGAAGGGTGGGGAACCAAAGTTATTGAGCGGTTAGCTAAGGACTTAAAGCGGGAGTTTCCAGATATGAAAGGGTTTTCCCGGTCCAACCTCATGTATATGCGCTCGTTTGCTGAGGCTTACCCAGATGAGGTAATTGTCCAACGCGGCGTTGGACAATTACCCTGGCGGCATAACATTGCACTCTTGGAGAAACTAAAAGACCCCCAGGAGCGCCTATGGTATGCCCAACAAACCCTGGTAAATGGGTGGAGTAGAGACATCCTAGTAATGCAGATTGAAACAAAACTGTTTAAGCGCCAGGGTGGTGCCATCACTAATTTCGAGCGTACCCTGCCATCAGAACAATCAGACTTGAGCCAACAACTGCTGAAAGATCCTTACAATTTTGATTTTTTGTCCCTGCAGGCAGCATCGCAGGAGCGAGACTTGGAGCGTGGGCTGCTGCTGCACATCCGTGACTTTCTAATGGAACTGGGCATTGGGTTTGCCTTCCTAGGCAGCCAATATCCCATTGTGGTGGACGACAAAGAATATCGGGTAGATTTGCTGTTCTACCACACACAGCTCCACTGCTACGTAGTGATCGACCTGAAGATGGGCGAGTTTGAGCCAGAGTACTCCGGCAAGATGAATTTCTACGTTGAAGCTGTTAACAGGTTTCTGCGCAAAGATCTTGATAATCCTACAATTGGCATCATCCTGTGCCGATCAAAACGGCGTACTGTTGTCGAGTTTGCTTTGGGTTCTGTACAGAACCCAATTGGGGTAGCGACTTACATGCTGAGAGAGGATCTTCCTCCAGCACTAAAAGATAGCCTGCCAACAGCTGAGCAGCTAGAAATGGAGATGGAGGCCGCAGTCCTTGAGCTAGAGGAAACGCAGGAATAG
- a CDS encoding ParB/RepB/Spo0J family partition protein — MPSRKNIQKPQLRNVAAILNREEVPAGHGQTASIEMIRLPAKQPRRYFGPEKLAQLVQSVKEHGILEPLLVRPAADNEYELVAGERRLRAAREAGLEEVPIIVREFDDQQALQVALIENLQREDLNPVEETEAVVDLLALTLGADRDTVTALFYHAHNAKHRGQDLRQNVLSQIEMVEEILDGIGRFTIDSFRSSRLPLLKLPEDILDVLRRGDLEYTKAQAISRVKNEQQRADLLGLAVSENLALTEIKARVKALKVESEPMPDPTVIDRLNGISKQLKKSKAWENPKKKERITKLLIELEKLATEK, encoded by the coding sequence GTGCCCTCTCGAAAGAACATTCAAAAGCCTCAGCTTCGCAACGTAGCAGCGATTCTCAACCGGGAAGAAGTGCCAGCTGGTCATGGTCAAACAGCGTCTATTGAGATGATTCGCTTGCCAGCCAAGCAGCCACGGCGCTACTTTGGCCCTGAGAAGTTAGCTCAGCTTGTCCAGTCTGTTAAAGAGCATGGCATCCTGGAACCTCTCCTGGTGCGTCCTGCAGCTGACAATGAGTACGAACTGGTTGCTGGGGAGCGTCGGCTACGAGCAGCCCGAGAAGCAGGACTAGAAGAAGTTCCGATTATTGTCCGCGAGTTTGACGATCAGCAAGCGCTGCAGGTTGCCCTGATTGAGAACCTCCAGCGCGAAGACCTAAATCCGGTTGAGGAAACCGAAGCTGTGGTGGATTTGTTGGCGCTGACATTAGGAGCCGATAGAGACACTGTCACTGCGCTGTTCTACCACGCTCACAACGCTAAACATCGTGGGCAGGATTTGAGACAAAACGTTTTGTCTCAAATCGAAATGGTTGAAGAAATTTTGGACGGTATCGGTCGATTTACCATTGACAGCTTTCGTTCCAGCCGCTTGCCATTGTTGAAACTGCCAGAAGATATACTGGATGTGCTTCGCCGAGGCGACTTGGAATATACCAAGGCTCAAGCGATCTCACGGGTCAAGAATGAGCAGCAACGAGCTGATCTACTGGGCTTAGCCGTCAGCGAGAATCTTGCACTTACTGAAATCAAGGCCAGGGTGAAAGCGCTGAAAGTTGAGTCTGAACCAATGCCAGACCCGACAGTGATTGACCGATTAAACGGAATCAGTAAGCAACTTAAGAAGAGCAAAGCCTGGGAAAACCCCAAGAAGAAGGAACGGATTACCAAGCTACTGATCGAACTGGAGAAGTTAGCTACAGAGAAATAA
- a CDS encoding AAA family ATPase, which produces MTNVISFFNQAGGTGKTTLAMNLGYSLAQRGQRVLLVDMDPQSSLTVFMGLQPHELEETITQSILDRAPVSILKDIHNMDLLPSNLTLSAADVRLATAIAKETRLKKALAPVAPEYDFILVDCPPTLGVLSILSLVASTHILIPMQTQFKSFVGLDLLLGTISELQQEGVASDLKIAGVIPNLHDRTSQSREILEAVIEQFSGVAPVFPPIPRAVAFADASMQYLPLAAYDPKHSAVEILNVISENLETL; this is translated from the coding sequence GTGACCAACGTCATTTCCTTTTTTAACCAAGCTGGAGGGACTGGCAAGACGACTCTGGCCATGAACCTGGGTTATTCGCTAGCTCAGCGGGGGCAACGAGTCCTACTGGTGGATATGGATCCCCAGTCTTCGCTAACCGTCTTTATGGGGCTTCAGCCCCACGAGCTGGAGGAGACAATTACTCAGAGTATTTTGGATCGTGCTCCGGTCTCTATTTTGAAAGACATTCATAATATGGACCTACTGCCAAGTAATTTGACTTTAAGTGCAGCAGATGTGAGGTTAGCGACTGCGATCGCAAAAGAAACCCGCTTAAAAAAGGCACTAGCCCCTGTTGCGCCAGAGTACGACTTCATCCTGGTTGACTGTCCGCCGACACTGGGGGTCCTGAGTATTTTGTCTCTAGTGGCATCTACTCATATTCTGATTCCCATGCAAACCCAGTTCAAGAGCTTTGTTGGCCTCGATTTGCTCTTAGGCACCATTAGTGAATTACAGCAGGAAGGAGTGGCTTCCGACTTAAAGATTGCCGGAGTCATTCCCAACCTGCATGATCGCACCTCTCAAAGCCGAGAGATTCTAGAAGCTGTGATCGAACAGTTTAGTGGCGTCGCTCCAGTGTTCCCGCCTATTCCTAGGGCAGTTGCTTTTGCCGACGCCTCTATGCAGTATTTGCCTCTGGCGGCCTATGATCCCAAACATTCTGCTGTAGAGATCCTAAATGTGATCAGTGAGAACTTGGAGACCTTATAG